In the genome of Mycteria americana isolate JAX WOST 10 ecotype Jacksonville Zoo and Gardens chromosome 7, USCA_MyAme_1.0, whole genome shotgun sequence, one region contains:
- the GK5 gene encoding glycerol kinase 5 isoform X4, with amino-acid sequence MSQIAGLGISTQRGTFITWHKRTGKPFHNFISWQDLRSAELVNSWNKSLLLKVIHVIFTVLHFLTGNDRYVAPSFLTFSTQQTSMKLSWVFKNIHEAEEAAKKNNCCFGTVDTWLLYRLTKGSVYATDYSNASATGVFEPFMKCWNPTLCNLLSIPMSIYPPVKDTSFNFGSADSEIFGVPIPIMAVVADQQSAMFGECCFHPGDVKLTMGTGCFWNVNTGEHLFASQRGLYPLIGWKIGEEVVYLTEGCMSDIGTAIKWAQDINLFTNVDETEEMARSIVDSQGVCFVPGFQVSVNDPYLCASFMGLKPSTTRNHLVRAILESVAFRNKLLYDIIVKKVRIPLQTIRADGGVSNNSFVMQMTSDLIKKKIEKPANADMSSLGAAFLAGLASEGPAAESTVWMKPKGTSVYQSCSLETVPVKQMCCCQDSKQVDAVGKEFHNVKNMFPSEKVVG; translated from the exons ATGAGCCAAATTGCTGGTCTTGGCATCTCAACGCAGAGAGGAACTTTCATTACATGGCACAA gaGGACAGGGAAAccttttcataatttcataaGTTGGCAAGACTTAAGAAGTGCTGAACTTGTGAATTCCTGGAATAAGTCCCTTCTGCTGAAG gTAATCcatgttatttttacagtgcttcATTTCTTGACTGGGAATGATCGATATGTGGCaccaagttttcttactttttcaacACAACAAACTTCTATGAAGTTGTCATgggtttttaaaaacatacatgaG GCTGAAGAAGCTGCCAAAAAAAATAACTGCTGCTTTGGAACAGTTGACACGTGGTTACTGTATAGATTGACTAAAG gTTCTGTGTATGCTACAGATTACTCAAATGCCAGTGCTACGGGCGTTTTTGAGCCCTTTATG aaatgttggAATCCCACTTTGTGTAATTTACTTTCCATTCCAATGTCTATTTATCCTCCAGTGAAAGACACAAG CTTCAACTTTGGATCAGCTGACTCTGAAATATTTGGGGTACCTATTCCAATAATGGCAGTG GTAGCTGACCAGCAGTCAGCCATGTTTGGAGAATGCTGCTTTCACCCAGGAGATGTTAAATTGACGATGGGAACAGGTTGTTTCTGGAATGTGAATACTGGAGAGCATCTCTTTGCATCACAGAGAG GTCTCTATCCACTGATTGGTTGGAAGATCGGGGAAGAAGTTGTTTACTTAACTGAAGGCTGTATGTCAGACATTGGCACTGCCATAAAATGGGCTCAGGATATAA ATCTTTTCACCAATGTcgatgaaacagaagaaatggcACGGAGTATTGTTGATTCGCAAGGCGTTTGTTTTGTTCCAGGTTTTCAg GTTTCTGTGAATGACCCATATTTATGTGCCTCTTTCATGGGGCTGAAACCTTCCACTACCAGAAACCATCTCGTCCGAGCTATATTGGAATCTGTAGCTTTCAG aaacaaactgcTTTATGATATCATTGTGAAGAAGGTACGCATTCCTCTTCAAACTATTCG AGCTGATGGAGGTGTTAGCAATAATAGTTTTGTCATGCAGATGACTtcagatttaataaaaaagaaaatagaaaaacctGCAAATGCAGACATGTCTAGTCTTGGTGCAGCTTTTCTAGCAGGCCTTGCTTCAG AGGGACCTGCAGCCGAAAGCACAGTGTGGATGAAACCTAAGGGAACTTCAGTGTACCAGAGCTGTTCCTTGGAAACCGTCCCAGTTAAGCAGATGTGCTGTTGTCAGGATTCCAAACAAGTGGATGCTGTTGGAAAGGAGTTTCACaatgttaaaaatatgtttccctCTGAGAAAGTTGTTGGTTGA
- the GK5 gene encoding glycerol kinase 5 isoform X3: MPCGQQESGAAPARYVVGVDVGSTVVKCHVYDRAAAVRGSSCRKVESLYPRPGWVELDPEVLWSQFVGVIKEAVQAAGLHMSQIAGLGISTQRGTFITWHKRTGKPFHNFISWQDLRSAELVNSWNKSLLLKVIHVIFTVLHFLTGNDRYVAPSFLTFSTQQTSMKLSWVFKNIHEAEEAAKKNNCCFGTVDTWLLYRLTKGSVYATDYSNASATGVFEPFMKCWNPTLCNLLSIPMSIYPPVKDTSFNFGSADSEIFGVPIPIMAVVADQQSAMFGECCFHPGDVKLTMGTGCFWNVNTGEHLFASQRDLFTNVDETEEMARSIVDSQGVCFVPGFQVSVNDPYLCASFMGLKPSTTRNHLVRAILESVAFRNKLLYDIIVKKVRIPLQTIRADGGVSNNSFVMQMTSDLIKKKIEKPANADMSSLGAAFLAGLASEGPAAESTVWMKPKGTSVYQSCSLETVPVKQMCCCQDSKQVDAVGKEFHNVKNMFPSEKVVG, encoded by the exons aTGCCGTGCGGGCAGCAGGAGAGCGGCGCCGCCCCCGCGCGGTACGTGGTGGGGGTGGACGTGGGCAGCACGGTGGTGAAGTGCCACGTCTATGACCGGGCGGCCGCGGTCAGaggctccagctgcaggaag GTGGAATCGCTTTATCCTCGTCCTGGCTGGGTTGAATTAGATCCTGAAGTGCTGTGGAGTCAGTTTGTTGGTGTAATAAAAGAGGCTGTACAAG ctgcgGGACTTCACATGAGCCAAATTGCTGGTCTTGGCATCTCAACGCAGAGAGGAACTTTCATTACATGGCACAA gaGGACAGGGAAAccttttcataatttcataaGTTGGCAAGACTTAAGAAGTGCTGAACTTGTGAATTCCTGGAATAAGTCCCTTCTGCTGAAG gTAATCcatgttatttttacagtgcttcATTTCTTGACTGGGAATGATCGATATGTGGCaccaagttttcttactttttcaacACAACAAACTTCTATGAAGTTGTCATgggtttttaaaaacatacatgaG GCTGAAGAAGCTGCCAAAAAAAATAACTGCTGCTTTGGAACAGTTGACACGTGGTTACTGTATAGATTGACTAAAG gTTCTGTGTATGCTACAGATTACTCAAATGCCAGTGCTACGGGCGTTTTTGAGCCCTTTATG aaatgttggAATCCCACTTTGTGTAATTTACTTTCCATTCCAATGTCTATTTATCCTCCAGTGAAAGACACAAG CTTCAACTTTGGATCAGCTGACTCTGAAATATTTGGGGTACCTATTCCAATAATGGCAGTG GTAGCTGACCAGCAGTCAGCCATGTTTGGAGAATGCTGCTTTCACCCAGGAGATGTTAAATTGACGATGGGAACAGGTTGTTTCTGGAATGTGAATACTGGAGAGCATCTCTTTGCATCACAGAGAG ATCTTTTCACCAATGTcgatgaaacagaagaaatggcACGGAGTATTGTTGATTCGCAAGGCGTTTGTTTTGTTCCAGGTTTTCAg GTTTCTGTGAATGACCCATATTTATGTGCCTCTTTCATGGGGCTGAAACCTTCCACTACCAGAAACCATCTCGTCCGAGCTATATTGGAATCTGTAGCTTTCAG aaacaaactgcTTTATGATATCATTGTGAAGAAGGTACGCATTCCTCTTCAAACTATTCG AGCTGATGGAGGTGTTAGCAATAATAGTTTTGTCATGCAGATGACTtcagatttaataaaaaagaaaatagaaaaacctGCAAATGCAGACATGTCTAGTCTTGGTGCAGCTTTTCTAGCAGGCCTTGCTTCAG AGGGACCTGCAGCCGAAAGCACAGTGTGGATGAAACCTAAGGGAACTTCAGTGTACCAGAGCTGTTCCTTGGAAACCGTCCCAGTTAAGCAGATGTGCTGTTGTCAGGATTCCAAACAAGTGGATGCTGTTGGAAAGGAGTTTCACaatgttaaaaatatgtttccctCTGAGAAAGTTGTTGGTTGA
- the GK5 gene encoding glycerol kinase 5 isoform X1: MPCGQQESGAAPARYVVGVDVGSTVVKCHVYDRAAAVRGSSCRKVESLYPRPGWVELDPEVLWSQFVGVIKEAVQAAGLHMSQIAGLGISTQRGTFITWHKRTGKPFHNFISWQDLRSAELVNSWNKSLLLKVIHVIFTVLHFLTGNDRYVAPSFLTFSTQQTSMKLSWVFKNIHEAEEAAKKNNCCFGTVDTWLLYRLTKGSVYATDYSNASATGVFEPFMKCWNPTLCNLLSIPMSIYPPVKDTSFNFGSADSEIFGVPIPIMAVVADQQSAMFGECCFHPGDVKLTMGTGCFWNVNTGEHLFASQRGLYPLIGWKIGEEVVYLTEGCMSDIGTAIKWAQDINLFTNVDETEEMARSIVDSQGVCFVPGFQVSVNDPYLCASFMGLKPSTTRNHLVRAILESVAFRNKLLYDIIVKKVRIPLQTIRADGGVSNNSFVMQMTSDLIKKKIEKPANADMSSLGAAFLAGLASEGPAAESTVWMKPKGTSVYQSCSLETVPVKQMCCCQDSKQVDAVGKEFHNVKNMFPSEKVVG, encoded by the exons aTGCCGTGCGGGCAGCAGGAGAGCGGCGCCGCCCCCGCGCGGTACGTGGTGGGGGTGGACGTGGGCAGCACGGTGGTGAAGTGCCACGTCTATGACCGGGCGGCCGCGGTCAGaggctccagctgcaggaag GTGGAATCGCTTTATCCTCGTCCTGGCTGGGTTGAATTAGATCCTGAAGTGCTGTGGAGTCAGTTTGTTGGTGTAATAAAAGAGGCTGTACAAG ctgcgGGACTTCACATGAGCCAAATTGCTGGTCTTGGCATCTCAACGCAGAGAGGAACTTTCATTACATGGCACAA gaGGACAGGGAAAccttttcataatttcataaGTTGGCAAGACTTAAGAAGTGCTGAACTTGTGAATTCCTGGAATAAGTCCCTTCTGCTGAAG gTAATCcatgttatttttacagtgcttcATTTCTTGACTGGGAATGATCGATATGTGGCaccaagttttcttactttttcaacACAACAAACTTCTATGAAGTTGTCATgggtttttaaaaacatacatgaG GCTGAAGAAGCTGCCAAAAAAAATAACTGCTGCTTTGGAACAGTTGACACGTGGTTACTGTATAGATTGACTAAAG gTTCTGTGTATGCTACAGATTACTCAAATGCCAGTGCTACGGGCGTTTTTGAGCCCTTTATG aaatgttggAATCCCACTTTGTGTAATTTACTTTCCATTCCAATGTCTATTTATCCTCCAGTGAAAGACACAAG CTTCAACTTTGGATCAGCTGACTCTGAAATATTTGGGGTACCTATTCCAATAATGGCAGTG GTAGCTGACCAGCAGTCAGCCATGTTTGGAGAATGCTGCTTTCACCCAGGAGATGTTAAATTGACGATGGGAACAGGTTGTTTCTGGAATGTGAATACTGGAGAGCATCTCTTTGCATCACAGAGAG GTCTCTATCCACTGATTGGTTGGAAGATCGGGGAAGAAGTTGTTTACTTAACTGAAGGCTGTATGTCAGACATTGGCACTGCCATAAAATGGGCTCAGGATATAA ATCTTTTCACCAATGTcgatgaaacagaagaaatggcACGGAGTATTGTTGATTCGCAAGGCGTTTGTTTTGTTCCAGGTTTTCAg GTTTCTGTGAATGACCCATATTTATGTGCCTCTTTCATGGGGCTGAAACCTTCCACTACCAGAAACCATCTCGTCCGAGCTATATTGGAATCTGTAGCTTTCAG aaacaaactgcTTTATGATATCATTGTGAAGAAGGTACGCATTCCTCTTCAAACTATTCG AGCTGATGGAGGTGTTAGCAATAATAGTTTTGTCATGCAGATGACTtcagatttaataaaaaagaaaatagaaaaacctGCAAATGCAGACATGTCTAGTCTTGGTGCAGCTTTTCTAGCAGGCCTTGCTTCAG AGGGACCTGCAGCCGAAAGCACAGTGTGGATGAAACCTAAGGGAACTTCAGTGTACCAGAGCTGTTCCTTGGAAACCGTCCCAGTTAAGCAGATGTGCTGTTGTCAGGATTCCAAACAAGTGGATGCTGTTGGAAAGGAGTTTCACaatgttaaaaatatgtttccctCTGAGAAAGTTGTTGGTTGA
- the GK5 gene encoding glycerol kinase 5 isoform X2: MPCGQQESGAAPARYVVGVDVGSTVVKCHVYDRAAAVRGSSCRKVESLYPRPGWVELDPEVLWSQFVGVIKEAVQAAGLHMSQIAGLGISTQRGTFITWHKRTGKPFHNFISWQDLRSAELVNSWNKSLLLKVIHVIFTVLHFLTGNDRYVAPSFLTFSTQQTSMKLSWVFKNIHEAEEAAKKNNCCFGTVDTWLLYRLTKGSVYATDYSNASATGVFEPFMKCWNPTLCNLLSIPMSIYPPVKDTSFNFGSADSEIFGVPIPIMAVVADQQSAMFGECCFHPGDVKLTMGTGCFWNVNTGEHLFASQRGLYPLIGWKIGEEVVYLTEGCMSDIGTAIKWAQDINLFTNVDETEEMARSIVDSQGVCFVPGFQVSVNDPYLCASFMGLKPSTTRNHLVRAILESVAFRNKLLYDIIVKKVRIPLQTIRADGGVSNNSFVMQMTSDLIKKKIEKPANADMSSLGAAFLAGLASGFWTDKEQLKKLRRIEAVFEPQKDLEEYKPAMDTWLQAMKRSLHW; this comes from the exons aTGCCGTGCGGGCAGCAGGAGAGCGGCGCCGCCCCCGCGCGGTACGTGGTGGGGGTGGACGTGGGCAGCACGGTGGTGAAGTGCCACGTCTATGACCGGGCGGCCGCGGTCAGaggctccagctgcaggaag GTGGAATCGCTTTATCCTCGTCCTGGCTGGGTTGAATTAGATCCTGAAGTGCTGTGGAGTCAGTTTGTTGGTGTAATAAAAGAGGCTGTACAAG ctgcgGGACTTCACATGAGCCAAATTGCTGGTCTTGGCATCTCAACGCAGAGAGGAACTTTCATTACATGGCACAA gaGGACAGGGAAAccttttcataatttcataaGTTGGCAAGACTTAAGAAGTGCTGAACTTGTGAATTCCTGGAATAAGTCCCTTCTGCTGAAG gTAATCcatgttatttttacagtgcttcATTTCTTGACTGGGAATGATCGATATGTGGCaccaagttttcttactttttcaacACAACAAACTTCTATGAAGTTGTCATgggtttttaaaaacatacatgaG GCTGAAGAAGCTGCCAAAAAAAATAACTGCTGCTTTGGAACAGTTGACACGTGGTTACTGTATAGATTGACTAAAG gTTCTGTGTATGCTACAGATTACTCAAATGCCAGTGCTACGGGCGTTTTTGAGCCCTTTATG aaatgttggAATCCCACTTTGTGTAATTTACTTTCCATTCCAATGTCTATTTATCCTCCAGTGAAAGACACAAG CTTCAACTTTGGATCAGCTGACTCTGAAATATTTGGGGTACCTATTCCAATAATGGCAGTG GTAGCTGACCAGCAGTCAGCCATGTTTGGAGAATGCTGCTTTCACCCAGGAGATGTTAAATTGACGATGGGAACAGGTTGTTTCTGGAATGTGAATACTGGAGAGCATCTCTTTGCATCACAGAGAG GTCTCTATCCACTGATTGGTTGGAAGATCGGGGAAGAAGTTGTTTACTTAACTGAAGGCTGTATGTCAGACATTGGCACTGCCATAAAATGGGCTCAGGATATAA ATCTTTTCACCAATGTcgatgaaacagaagaaatggcACGGAGTATTGTTGATTCGCAAGGCGTTTGTTTTGTTCCAGGTTTTCAg GTTTCTGTGAATGACCCATATTTATGTGCCTCTTTCATGGGGCTGAAACCTTCCACTACCAGAAACCATCTCGTCCGAGCTATATTGGAATCTGTAGCTTTCAG aaacaaactgcTTTATGATATCATTGTGAAGAAGGTACGCATTCCTCTTCAAACTATTCG AGCTGATGGAGGTGTTAGCAATAATAGTTTTGTCATGCAGATGACTtcagatttaataaaaaagaaaatagaaaaacctGCAAATGCAGACATGTCTAGTCTTGGTGCAGCTTTTCTAGCAGGCCTTGCTTCAG